A genome region from Paenibacillus sp. J23TS9 includes the following:
- a CDS encoding bifunctional 2',3'-cyclic-nucleotide 2'-phosphodiesterase/3'-nucleotidase: MNGSQNESLVNKQADADPTIMLRIMSTTDVHACLMDYDYYRDQQDPSLGLVRTASLVKQARAEAENSLLVDNGDLIQGTPLGTFAARIAPSRDSEGEPFIHPAVQMMNAMGYDAATFGNHEFNYGLDYLDKVIEGADFPYVNANVYIDEKGSDGGYTVNRYLPYVILTKACTDSSGMPHDVRIGFFGLVPPQILDWDQTHLKGRVQVKDMVLSALEWVPRMKEEGADIIIALAHTGFDGNVSLVDHNAENAVLPLSLVPGIDAITFSHTHQIFPAADFASLNPAFKGEHESPLPAIRLEDGTINGLPAVQAGYGGSMLGIIDLSLQQLDGRWQVIHGKSMIRDVYDRLQGRELAEADREMGQILQEIHQNTIMYANAPIGRVEAPLHSYFSLVQEDASVQLLNHAQCAYARRWLASSAPHLQHLPVLSVGSPFKAGRNGPKEYADIPAGPVAIKSATELYLFDNTVKGVKMTGAAVKEWLEMSAGIYNHIDPDETQEQPLLNPLFAVFNFDVIGGITYQVDITRPARYNPDGTLHDPCVNRIVNLCYQGEPVDPQQEFILVSSNYRIFGGGNFPGLREAELVLDSADENRQVLIDYIAEQGCLDGLAEENWSFVPIANPVNITFTSSPDAVKYIKDFPQLEYTGRVNTQGYGIYRIDLCRQGTEAAASSREKVYPY; encoded by the coding sequence GTGAATGGCAGTCAAAATGAATCATTGGTGAATAAGCAAGCAGATGCTGACCCTACCATAATGCTGCGGATTATGTCGACGACGGATGTGCATGCATGTCTGATGGATTACGATTATTACCGGGATCAGCAGGATCCTTCCCTGGGATTGGTCCGTACGGCTTCTCTGGTAAAACAGGCAAGGGCTGAAGCGGAAAACAGCCTGCTCGTGGATAATGGGGATTTGATACAAGGCACCCCGCTGGGGACATTTGCTGCACGTATAGCTCCCTCCCGCGATTCCGAAGGAGAGCCATTCATTCACCCTGCCGTTCAAATGATGAATGCGATGGGCTATGATGCGGCGACGTTTGGAAATCATGAATTCAATTATGGACTGGACTATTTGGATAAGGTTATCGAAGGTGCCGATTTTCCTTATGTCAACGCGAATGTGTATATAGATGAAAAAGGAAGTGACGGCGGATATACGGTAAACCGTTATTTGCCTTATGTGATTTTGACCAAAGCCTGTACGGATAGCTCCGGAATGCCGCATGATGTTCGCATTGGCTTCTTCGGATTGGTGCCCCCGCAGATTCTGGACTGGGATCAGACGCATTTGAAAGGCAGGGTGCAGGTGAAAGATATGGTGCTATCCGCACTGGAATGGGTTCCGCGGATGAAAGAGGAAGGTGCGGATATTATCATTGCTCTTGCCCATACGGGATTTGATGGCAACGTATCGCTGGTGGATCATAACGCTGAAAACGCGGTGCTGCCCCTCAGCCTGGTACCGGGCATTGATGCCATCACCTTTTCCCACACGCATCAAATTTTTCCGGCTGCGGATTTTGCGTCCCTGAATCCAGCCTTTAAAGGAGAGCATGAGAGTCCGCTGCCCGCCATTCGTCTGGAGGATGGGACGATCAACGGATTGCCGGCCGTGCAGGCCGGGTACGGCGGTTCAATGCTTGGAATCATTGATTTGTCGCTACAGCAGCTGGATGGAAGATGGCAGGTGATTCATGGAAAGTCCATGATCCGAGATGTGTATGATCGTCTTCAAGGGAGGGAGCTTGCCGAGGCTGATCGGGAAATGGGGCAAATACTGCAAGAGATACATCAAAATACGATCATGTACGCGAATGCCCCCATTGGCCGGGTCGAAGCTCCTTTGCACAGCTATTTTTCCCTGGTACAGGAGGATGCCTCCGTTCAGCTTTTGAACCATGCCCAGTGTGCTTATGCCCGCCGCTGGCTGGCTTCTTCGGCACCGCATTTGCAGCATCTTCCCGTGCTCTCCGTCGGTTCACCGTTTAAGGCGGGACGGAACGGACCTAAGGAGTATGCGGATATTCCTGCAGGTCCTGTCGCCATCAAAAGCGCAACGGAGCTGTATTTGTTCGACAATACCGTCAAGGGCGTTAAAATGACTGGTGCTGCAGTGAAGGAATGGTTAGAGATGAGTGCCGGCATATATAATCATATTGATCCGGATGAAACGCAGGAGCAGCCGCTGCTGAATCCGCTGTTTGCGGTTTTTAATTTTGATGTGATCGGCGGAATCACGTATCAGGTAGACATTACCCGGCCTGCAAGATACAATCCGGACGGTACTCTGCATGACCCTTGCGTGAACAGAATTGTAAACCTTTGTTACCAGGGGGAACCGGTTGATCCACAGCAGGAATTTATCCTGGTATCGAGCAATTACCGCATATTCGGAGGCGGCAACTTCCCGGGTCTCCGGGAGGCAGAACTGGTACTGGACTCAGCCGATGAAAACCGCCAGGTACTAATTGATTATATTGCGGAGCAGGGATGTCTTGATGGACTTGCGGAGGAAAATTGGAGCTTCGTTCCTATTGCCAATCCGGTGAATATCACTTTCACCTCTTCTCCGGATGCAGTTAAATATATAAAAGACTTCCCGCAGCTTGAGTATACAGGGCGGGTCAACACGCAGGGCTACGGCATTTACAGGATCGATCTGTGTAGACAGGGAACAGAAGCCGCAGCATCTTCCAGAGAAAAGGTGTATCCATATTAA
- a CDS encoding DUF6359 domain-containing protein: MANHLKTRNRKLAGSLFALILILSSAFGYIPAQAAASALTVAEALAKNNSGEAATVEGYIVGEVYNSKLIFSGFQDDLNVLIADSSSETDKNKLIDVQVSASYRPSIGLKANPANLGKKLQVTGTLATYSGMSGIKTPTAMSVSGESGGEDPGTGGGTPNPADPGSENIGVPTTLPDGSGKKVLFDETHGQTAGAADWVIDGAFSDFADGLKKANFQVDALQRTLPMNAQSYDNPTITLSKLKQYDVFIIGEANIPFKASEQDAMLQYVKEGGSIFFISDHYNSDRNLNRWDSSEVMNGYRRGAFGDPAKGMSTAEAASGAMQGVTSTDWLGQNFGVRFRYNSVGDVTKTDAVKYDQTFGITAGVNDVEMHSGSTMVILDPKRVKGVVYLPKNVPGWSNAVEASDKKNFPKGGVYQNGGVEEGPYAAISKLEKGKAAFIGDSSPVEDSSPAYVREDNGGKKTTFDGFKDEGQDGVFLVQTVEWLAQHEDYTTFENKGITLDSPTPLLGTLEDPATSAEIPGTEPWTTPAAGYKWYDPSTYKAGSYGSGQSGPVVTIPELTTIASARTAADSSYVTVQGVITSEPGAFGGNGFYLQDATAGVYVYPGKATGYHVGDKIKITAQKTVYNSEVELMSEVQVSKLDNGADIPAPTPVVQDAVNDSNQGKLITLKNVTVRNFATVTGSLEFDLVNGSTTSRVRVDSRTGVNADTLKQSFPEGTNVDITGISSIFKTAYQLKLLNLSDIRVAATGSENHPPVFTAVNPQTVQAGSVLSFTIHAADADQDSLVYSAVTLPEGASFNAAIHSFSWTPQVEGSYTASFKVEDGKGGSDLLNVGITVTAATGGEADNTATLTGPASAYAGSPVDLSVGTGKLTNASTALDVTIQYDPSKFTFDTETDQEGNLALAENAVTTSREGLNLLATGIKQEEGQIRLLLATTGEEHAVKDSGELFKFHGKLKTDASGTADMSFVSFKASSESSSQEIAGGADAVHIEVISADRSALLTAIQDAQKLADQSVTGTEPGQYPAAAKTDLLAAIQAANGVYGNASSSQEQINSALAALTQAVNTFRNAVIPVPSVPTDKTALTSTITTAQSLYDKAVAGDKIGQYPAAAKSALQTVIQSAVSVKNDASATQSQVDTAVSALSSAVASFQSKLITLVPGAGKISVQDLSILAKYFGIKSTDSNWSRVAQADLFNEGEVSIRALAAVAQMIIGDWYTK; this comes from the coding sequence ATGGCCAATCATTTGAAAACCCGTAACAGGAAGCTTGCTGGTTCCTTATTCGCACTCATTTTGATTTTATCCAGCGCATTTGGCTACATACCGGCCCAAGCTGCGGCTTCTGCGCTTACTGTCGCAGAGGCTCTTGCCAAGAACAACAGCGGAGAGGCAGCTACGGTTGAAGGCTATATTGTCGGTGAGGTATACAATTCCAAGCTCATCTTCTCAGGTTTTCAGGATGACTTAAACGTATTGATCGCGGATTCATCGAGTGAAACCGATAAAAACAAGCTAATTGATGTTCAAGTGTCCGCTTCCTATCGCCCTTCAATTGGGCTGAAGGCGAACCCTGCTAATCTGGGCAAAAAGCTTCAGGTCACGGGAACGTTGGCTACATACAGCGGCATGTCGGGCATCAAGACGCCAACGGCGATGTCCGTATCTGGTGAGTCTGGCGGAGAAGATCCAGGCACCGGCGGCGGTACTCCGAATCCGGCAGATCCTGGCAGCGAAAATATCGGCGTTCCAACAACGCTTCCAGACGGCAGCGGCAAAAAGGTACTCTTTGACGAGACTCATGGCCAGACGGCAGGTGCTGCGGATTGGGTCATTGATGGTGCCTTTTCCGATTTTGCGGATGGTCTGAAAAAAGCGAATTTCCAGGTGGACGCGCTGCAAAGAACGCTTCCGATGAATGCACAATCCTATGATAATCCGACCATAACGCTCAGCAAGCTGAAGCAGTATGACGTGTTTATCATTGGCGAAGCTAATATTCCTTTTAAAGCCTCCGAACAGGACGCGATGCTGCAATATGTTAAGGAAGGCGGCAGTATCTTCTTTATCTCGGACCATTATAATTCCGACCGGAATCTTAACCGCTGGGATTCCTCGGAGGTTATGAACGGCTACCGCCGCGGGGCTTTCGGTGATCCAGCCAAAGGCATGTCGACGGCAGAGGCAGCTTCCGGTGCAATGCAGGGCGTAACCAGCACGGATTGGCTGGGACAAAACTTCGGCGTCCGTTTCCGTTACAACTCTGTGGGTGATGTGACGAAGACGGATGCCGTGAAATATGATCAAACCTTCGGTATCACGGCAGGTGTTAATGACGTTGAAATGCACAGCGGCTCGACTATGGTGATTCTTGATCCAAAGCGGGTCAAGGGTGTAGTCTACCTGCCGAAAAACGTTCCCGGCTGGAGTAATGCCGTCGAAGCCAGCGATAAGAAAAACTTTCCGAAAGGCGGCGTATACCAGAACGGCGGTGTTGAAGAAGGACCATACGCAGCTATATCCAAACTGGAAAAAGGCAAGGCGGCTTTCATCGGAGATTCTTCGCCGGTAGAAGATTCAAGCCCTGCTTATGTACGTGAAGATAACGGCGGTAAGAAAACCACATTCGATGGATTTAAGGATGAGGGGCAGGATGGGGTTTTCCTGGTCCAAACCGTAGAATGGCTGGCTCAGCATGAGGATTACACGACTTTTGAAAATAAAGGCATCACGCTCGATTCGCCAACGCCGCTGCTCGGTACGCTTGAGGATCCGGCGACTTCGGCTGAAATTCCGGGTACGGAGCCATGGACAACACCGGCAGCCGGATACAAATGGTACGACCCTTCCACGTATAAAGCCGGATCCTATGGATCAGGTCAATCGGGTCCGGTCGTAACCATTCCCGAATTGACCACGATTGCCAGCGCCAGAACGGCGGCAGATAGCAGTTATGTAACGGTACAAGGCGTTATTACATCCGAACCGGGCGCATTTGGCGGAAACGGATTTTACCTGCAGGACGCTACTGCCGGTGTCTATGTATACCCGGGCAAGGCTACGGGTTACCATGTCGGCGACAAGATCAAAATCACAGCCCAGAAAACCGTCTACAACTCTGAGGTGGAGCTGATGAGTGAAGTACAGGTCTCCAAGCTGGATAACGGGGCAGACATTCCGGCACCGACACCTGTCGTTCAAGACGCTGTCAATGACAGCAACCAGGGCAAGCTGATTACCCTTAAGAACGTTACGGTTCGCAATTTTGCGACTGTGACCGGATCGCTTGAATTTGATCTGGTGAACGGAAGCACAACAAGCCGTGTGCGTGTGGACAGCCGTACAGGCGTGAATGCGGACACATTAAAGCAGTCGTTTCCGGAAGGAACGAATGTCGATATTACCGGTATTTCGTCTATCTTTAAAACAGCATATCAACTTAAGCTGCTAAATCTGAGTGATATCCGCGTGGCTGCGACAGGATCAGAGAACCATCCTCCTGTTTTCACTGCAGTTAATCCTCAAACGGTGCAAGCGGGATCGGTTTTATCTTTTACAATCCATGCCGCGGATGCGGATCAGGATAGTCTTGTCTATTCAGCAGTTACGCTGCCTGAAGGGGCAAGCTTCAATGCTGCAATTCACAGCTTCTCATGGACACCGCAAGTGGAGGGCAGCTATACGGCTTCCTTCAAGGTTGAGGATGGCAAGGGCGGCAGCGACCTGTTGAATGTCGGGATTACTGTAACGGCAGCGACAGGCGGAGAAGCTGACAATACGGCGACGCTGACAGGCCCTGCTTCCGCATATGCCGGCTCACCGGTGGATCTGTCTGTAGGTACAGGCAAACTGACCAATGCCTCCACAGCCTTGGATGTTACGATCCAATATGATCCTTCCAAATTTACCTTTGATACGGAAACGGATCAGGAAGGGAACCTTGCCCTGGCTGAAAATGCGGTGACTACGTCCCGGGAGGGGCTGAACCTGCTGGCTACAGGCATCAAGCAGGAAGAAGGCCAGATTCGCCTCTTGCTGGCTACGACAGGAGAAGAACATGCGGTAAAGGACAGCGGAGAGCTGTTTAAGTTTCATGGCAAGCTCAAGACGGATGCATCCGGAACCGCGGATATGTCCTTTGTTTCATTCAAGGCGTCTTCGGAAAGCTCCTCGCAGGAGATTGCCGGCGGAGCAGATGCCGTTCATATTGAGGTCATATCCGCTGACCGAAGCGCACTTCTCACAGCCATTCAGGATGCGCAGAAGCTGGCCGATCAATCGGTTACCGGAACAGAGCCGGGACAATACCCTGCTGCAGCGAAGACTGACCTGCTGGCAGCCATTCAAGCGGCAAATGGGGTATACGGCAATGCATCCTCATCCCAGGAACAGATCAATTCGGCGCTGGCGGCTTTGACACAAGCGGTGAATACGTTTAGAAACGCCGTCATTCCGGTTCCATCCGTTCCAACGGACAAAACAGCATTAACGTCCACGATCACCACTGCCCAAAGCCTGTATGACAAGGCAGTCGCGGGTGACAAGATCGGGCAATATCCGGCCGCAGCCAAGTCAGCACTGCAAACTGTGATTCAGTCGGCCGTATCGGTTAAAAACGATGCTTCCGCTACCCAGTCACAGGTGGATACGGCGGTTTCCGCGCTGAGCAGCGCAGTGGCAAGCTTCCAGTCCAAGCTGATTACGCTGGTGCCGGGCGCAGGTAAAATCTCGGTTCAGGACCTCTCCATCCTGGCTAAATATTTTGGCATTAAATCGACCGATAGCAACTGGAGCCGGGTAGCACAGGCTGATCTCTTCAATGAGGGTGAAGTCTCAATACGTGCACTGGCTGCTGTAGCTCAAATGATTATCGGAGACTGGTATACCAAATAA
- a CDS encoding S-layer homology domain-containing protein produces the protein MLKKFAAIFGLVMLLGWLASGTPALAADADPSISLKSTSSGSEVKIVVTGEHLKDLYAYDLMLTYDAKKLAYQSATSGASGFSIDPIVKNSDIRIAHTKVGKTAGDNGTLQLAVVKFKRLQTGAAQLSIHDVKLVDSKLNTAGTNVKASYTVEEGSTSTEVTLKDINGHWAQDAIIQAVQQGWITGYSNGIFLPNKEVTRAEFAAMLIRAIGTDGGAHQPVQFTDAKQIPAWALAYVEEAVSRSIMNGYENGAFGPNKLITRAEMAAMAIRSLNAAEVAKDSSKLRFADSSLIPDWAKPYAAEAAKKGIMNGRSGNLFAPSAHATRAEAVVVILALLQQK, from the coding sequence ATGCTGAAAAAATTCGCCGCAATATTCGGTTTAGTGATGTTACTCGGATGGCTCGCTTCAGGAACGCCTGCATTGGCAGCTGATGCTGATCCTTCCATCTCTTTAAAGTCTACTTCCAGCGGAAGCGAAGTTAAGATCGTTGTGACCGGTGAGCATCTTAAAGATTTATACGCCTACGACCTCATGCTGACTTATGATGCAAAGAAGCTTGCCTATCAAAGCGCCACTTCAGGAGCTAGCGGCTTTTCCATTGATCCGATCGTCAAAAATAGCGACATCCGGATTGCTCATACCAAGGTTGGCAAAACCGCTGGGGATAACGGTACGCTTCAATTGGCTGTCGTCAAGTTTAAGAGGCTGCAGACCGGAGCTGCGCAGCTGTCCATCCATGATGTCAAGCTGGTGGATTCCAAGCTGAACACAGCAGGAACGAATGTCAAAGCCTCGTATACCGTCGAAGAAGGCTCAACATCCACCGAAGTCACTCTGAAAGATATCAACGGTCATTGGGCACAAGATGCTATCATTCAAGCGGTGCAGCAGGGCTGGATTACTGGATATTCGAATGGCATATTCCTTCCGAACAAGGAAGTCACGCGGGCTGAGTTTGCAGCGATGCTGATCCGGGCCATAGGAACCGACGGGGGCGCCCATCAGCCGGTACAGTTTACGGATGCGAAACAGATTCCGGCTTGGGCGCTCGCATATGTAGAAGAGGCAGTCAGCCGCAGCATCATGAACGGTTATGAAAATGGTGCATTTGGGCCCAACAAGCTTATTACTCGCGCTGAAATGGCAGCCATGGCCATCCGTTCGCTGAATGCGGCTGAAGTCGCAAAAGACTCCAGTAAGCTGAGATTTGCTGACAGCAGCCTCATCCCTGACTGGGCCAAGCCATATGCTGCGGAGGCGGCGAAGAAAGGCATTATGAACGGAAGAAGCGGCAATCTGTTTGCGCCTAGTGCCCACGCGACCCGCGCGGAAGCGGTTGTAGTTATTCTGGCTTTGCTGCAGCAAAAATAA
- a CDS encoding DMT family transporter codes for MENVGSKIKLNPAASKQADRPRTGFWLVVLGAALWGADPLFRIILLREHITPTQIVLLEHVVIALFVFPVLWKHRSEMRGLKLRHIGALLFLSWGGSAIATILFTLGLTHGNLNAVLLLQKLQPIFAILMARMLLKEKLPNQFGWLLVLALGGTYLLTFGFTFPFGHLNEFVKVGSLLSLGAAALWGGSTVMGRLMVGKMEYETVTSLRFILALPLLIGITLNQGDPWQIPTGAGPLAAVSINLLGQALLPGLFSLLVYYKGLTTTKASVATLAELSFPMVGVLINWIVFNEVVTIAQACGFVLIWAALFAISRRSAA; via the coding sequence ATGGAAAACGTAGGCAGCAAGATTAAGTTGAATCCCGCAGCGAGCAAGCAGGCGGATCGGCCGAGAACCGGCTTTTGGCTGGTAGTTCTCGGTGCGGCGTTATGGGGAGCAGATCCGCTCTTTCGCATTATTTTGCTTCGGGAGCATATCACTCCGACGCAGATTGTATTACTGGAGCATGTGGTGATTGCTTTGTTTGTCTTCCCTGTTCTCTGGAAACATCGTTCCGAAATGAGAGGTCTCAAGCTGCGCCATATCGGTGCTCTGCTGTTCCTGTCATGGGGTGGCTCGGCCATTGCAACGATACTTTTCACCTTGGGGTTGACCCACGGGAATTTGAATGCCGTATTGCTGCTTCAAAAGCTGCAGCCGATATTCGCCATTCTGATGGCACGCATGCTGCTGAAGGAAAAGCTGCCGAATCAATTCGGATGGCTGCTGGTTTTGGCTTTGGGAGGCACATACCTGCTGACCTTCGGATTTACATTCCCATTCGGACATTTGAATGAATTCGTGAAAGTGGGAAGCCTGCTCTCCCTTGGTGCTGCGGCACTCTGGGGCGGCTCTACAGTAATGGGAAGATTGATGGTGGGTAAAATGGAGTACGAGACTGTAACCTCCCTCCGGTTTATTCTGGCTTTGCCGCTGCTGATCGGTATTACCCTCAACCAAGGCGATCCTTGGCAGATTCCAACGGGTGCTGGACCGCTTGCGGCAGTATCAATCAATCTGCTGGGTCAGGCGCTGCTTCCGGGACTGTTTAGCCTGCTCGTCTATTATAAAGGTTTGACTACGACCAAAGCATCGGTAGCCACACTCGCGGAACTGAGCTTCCCGATGGTGGGCGTGCTCATTAACTGGATTGTATTTAATGAAGTTGTGACCATAGCCCAGGCTTGCGGGTTTGTGCTGATCTGGGCCGCATTGTTCGCTATTTCGCGCAGAAGCGCAGCGTAA
- a CDS encoding ABC transporter substrate-binding protein, producing the protein MKLKIASKPLVALFMAAVLIAGCESVQPPSATETPKTQDENKTPADTTTKEPAKEPAAEPAKGDAKETPRNETLYINGLQWGAPTNFNLLSGNPAFPINYGNSRELVYETLFMINELDGALEPLLGSKYEWKDDTLHVELNKDAKWSDGQPFSADDVVYTYQLGKKYDINWSSYWTYISDVTADGANAVNIKLNKDNPNKLTVLDSIELIPMLPKHIWEEIEKKSNNDLTAIRKEVNADPVGTGPYKMYFYNDQKITIARDDNYWGKSLFGKLPAPKYITHVIYKDNAAGDLAFKSGQVDVSQQFIPQVWNMWKNGAPIKTYLKDAPYYVPGSMPSIFFNLSQKGLDNADVRRAIAMSIDYKKISDLAMSGYSAAMEPSLTLNTDAESKYVDKDAIKSLQWTTDVKAANELLDKIGAKKGKDGIRVLNGTRLGPFEVECPYGWSDWNAALEIVAQSAKAIGIEIRTKFPEAPVWTNDLQTGKFDIIMNTPAGSVNPSQPWNRAMTIMYSKGVAPMGEMAFWNWGRYKNEKADQIIDKIPTVTDETELKSLYTDLTKIWLTDIPSVPLMYRPWVFHTVNESVWKGFPVDGDGSNIPPQIAMDGAGVRALYQIHN; encoded by the coding sequence ATGAAGCTGAAAATTGCTTCCAAGCCGCTGGTCGCATTGTTTATGGCAGCGGTTCTCATCGCAGGCTGTGAAAGCGTGCAGCCGCCATCGGCAACGGAAACACCGAAGACGCAGGATGAGAACAAGACACCGGCAGATACGACAACGAAAGAACCGGCCAAGGAGCCTGCGGCTGAACCGGCCAAGGGAGACGCTAAGGAAACTCCGAGAAATGAAACGCTATACATTAATGGCCTGCAGTGGGGAGCACCAACGAACTTCAATCTGCTGAGCGGCAACCCGGCATTCCCGATTAACTACGGCAACTCCAGAGAACTTGTGTATGAGACCCTCTTTATGATCAACGAGCTGGATGGCGCGCTTGAGCCGCTGCTCGGCAGCAAGTATGAATGGAAGGACGATACGCTGCATGTAGAGCTGAACAAGGATGCCAAGTGGAGTGACGGTCAGCCGTTTTCTGCGGATGATGTTGTGTACACTTATCAGCTCGGCAAGAAATATGACATCAACTGGAGCAGCTACTGGACCTATATTTCCGATGTCACGGCTGATGGTGCAAATGCTGTCAATATTAAGCTGAACAAGGATAACCCGAATAAACTGACCGTTCTGGACAGCATTGAGCTTATTCCCATGCTGCCGAAGCATATCTGGGAGGAAATCGAAAAGAAATCGAATAATGATCTAACTGCCATCCGCAAGGAAGTGAATGCGGATCCGGTCGGCACAGGTCCGTATAAAATGTACTTCTACAACGATCAGAAGATCACCATTGCCAGAGACGACAATTATTGGGGCAAATCGCTGTTTGGCAAACTGCCGGCTCCTAAATATATTACGCATGTGATTTATAAGGATAACGCGGCCGGAGACCTGGCATTCAAGAGCGGTCAGGTGGATGTGTCGCAGCAGTTCATTCCGCAGGTGTGGAATATGTGGAAGAATGGGGCGCCGATCAAGACTTACCTGAAGGATGCTCCGTACTATGTACCGGGCTCCATGCCATCCATCTTCTTTAATCTGTCCCAGAAAGGACTCGATAACGCCGATGTCCGCCGCGCGATTGCGATGAGCATCGATTACAAGAAAATTTCAGATCTCGCGATGAGCGGTTATTCGGCAGCCATGGAGCCTTCACTGACGCTGAATACCGATGCGGAATCGAAATATGTGGATAAGGATGCCATCAAATCGCTTCAATGGACCACCGATGTGAAAGCGGCAAACGAGCTGCTCGACAAAATTGGAGCGAAGAAGGGCAAGGATGGCATTCGTGTGCTGAACGGCACCCGGCTCGGGCCATTTGAAGTGGAATGTCCTTACGGATGGTCCGACTGGAACGCGGCACTGGAAATCGTCGCTCAAAGCGCCAAAGCAATCGGCATCGAGATCCGCACCAAATTCCCTGAAGCTCCGGTATGGACCAATGATCTGCAAACCGGCAAATTCGATATTATCATGAACACGCCTGCGGGCAGCGTTAACCCAAGCCAGCCTTGGAACCGTGCCATGACCATCATGTACTCCAAGGGCGTTGCCCCTATGGGCGAGATGGCTTTCTGGAACTGGGGACGTTATAAAAATGAAAAGGCCGATCAAATTATTGATAAAATTCCGACCGTCACGGATGAGACGGAGCTGAAATCCCTCTATACCGATCTGACGAAAATCTGGCTGACGGATATTCCTTCTGTACCGTTGATGTACCGCCCGTGGGTATTCCATACCGTGAATGAGTCCGTATGGAAAGGCTTCCCTGTTGATGGGGACGGCAGTAATATTCCTCCGCAAATTGCCATGGATGGTGCGGGCGTTCGGGCATTGTACCAAATCCATAACTAA
- a CDS encoding ABC transporter permease: protein MNAYSRYFIKKLFWYLLTLVIAIALNFFLPRMIQGNPVSIIVSQMSQGMTDSDTIKRVYETFMKEFGIDKPLWQQFVIYIKNLFTGDLGTSFGLYPKKVTDILASAIPWTIGLQLPAILVGWILGNVLGAVAAYKKGVFDKAIFPVALFINSIPFFTLAIIMLYLFALSLGWFPLSGGYDFQKIPSLSFDFIGSVIRHHTLPFLSIVLVTIGGQAIGMREMSIYELNADYVLYAKLLGIRDSKIARYVFRNAMLPQITGLALSIGTMVGGSLICEIVFSYPGLGTWMFTAIRQLDYPLISGCTLLIAVTVLLANFTIDMIYGLIDPRIKAAQMEEE from the coding sequence TTGAACGCCTATTCGAGATATTTTATCAAAAAGCTGTTTTGGTATCTGTTGACGCTGGTGATCGCCATCGCGCTTAACTTCTTCTTGCCCCGCATGATTCAAGGAAATCCAGTAAGTATTATTGTGTCACAAATGTCCCAAGGCATGACGGACAGCGACACCATTAAGCGTGTATATGAGACCTTTATGAAGGAGTTCGGCATCGACAAGCCGCTGTGGCAGCAGTTTGTGATCTATATTAAGAACCTGTTTACAGGTGACCTCGGAACTTCCTTTGGCCTTTATCCGAAAAAAGTAACGGACATATTGGCTTCCGCCATACCCTGGACTATTGGTCTGCAGCTGCCTGCCATCCTGGTTGGCTGGATTCTGGGGAATGTTCTCGGAGCGGTTGCCGCTTACAAAAAAGGTGTATTTGATAAAGCTATCTTTCCTGTGGCACTGTTTATCAACTCGATTCCCTTTTTTACGCTCGCGATTATTATGCTGTATCTGTTTGCGCTCTCACTGGGCTGGTTTCCGCTGTCTGGAGGGTATGATTTTCAGAAGATTCCAAGCCTCAGCTTCGACTTTATCGGCTCGGTCATCCGGCATCATACGCTGCCGTTTCTATCTATCGTGCTCGTGACGATCGGCGGGCAGGCCATCGGGATGCGTGAAATGTCCATCTATGAGCTGAATGCTGATTATGTATTGTACGCGAAGCTGCTCGGCATTCGGGATTCGAAGATCGCAAGATATGTGTTCCGCAATGCCATGCTTCCGCAAATCACGGGACTGGCTCTCTCCATCGGCACCATGGTGGGCGGGTCGCTCATCTGTGAAATTGTCTTCAGCTATCCGGGGCTTGGCACCTGGATGTTTACGGCGATCCGCCAGCTGGATTATCCGTTGATCTCCGGCTGTACACTTTTGATTGCCGTGACTGTACTTCTGGCCAATTTCACCATCGATATGATCTATGGCCTGATTGATCCAAGAATTAAAGCTGCGCAAATGGAGGAAGAGTAA